The following are encoded together in the Aerococcus mictus genome:
- the adhE gene encoding bifunctional acetaldehyde-CoA/alcohol dehydrogenase: MAKGKEQKVDIPQFIDETVAKAKQALEDFMALDQEQIDHIVTKASIAALDQHGVLAKHAVEDTGRGVFEDKATKNLFACEHVTNHMRHLKTVGIIDRDEAKGLTYIAEPVGVICGIVPTTNPTSTAIFKSLISLKTRNPIVFSFHPQALESSIHAAKVVRDAAIAAGAPENCIQWIDSKHASMEATNLLMNHPDVATILATGGSAMVKAAYSCGKPALGVGPGNVPAYVEKTANLKQAVNDIVMSKAFDNGMVCASEQAAIVDKEIYPAFIKEMKSYHVYFVNQKEKALLEEFCFGAKANSEAVDQAKLNADIVGKSAVWIAKEAGFEVPEETVILAAEVPEVGPAQPLTREKLSPVLAILKAETTEDGMAKAEAMVEFNGLGHSAAIHTNNHDLEIEYAKRVKVARVIVNAPSTFGGIGDVYNYFIPSLTLGCGSYGHNSVAGNVGPLDLINIKRVGERQNNMQWFKVPRVYFEKNSIKYLQELDHVERVSIISDKGIAKLGFVQKVIDQLQQRQNKVVYDVFDNIEPDPDISTVQAGADAIRAFQPDTIIAIGGGSVMDSAKIMWLFYERPDVDFRDLVQKFMDIRKRAFRFPALGEKAQLVAIPTTSGTGSEVTPFAVISDKKNNKKYPLADYALLPKVAIVDSSFVEKVPSRVTAATGMDVLTHAIEAYVSIFASDYTDGLSLQVIKIVFDYLEKSVKDFDPLAREKMHNAATMAGMAFGNAFLGIVHSMSHKIGGVFHTVHGENNAILLPYVIRYNGEKPGKLSTWPKYNYYKAGERYQDIARMLGLKANTVDEAVASLAQACYELGEKVGLPMSYQAQGLDKKEWEKALEQLAYDAYEDQCTPLNPRLPLVPDMMAMMRAAYQGYGKAPEPIKNK, from the coding sequence ATGGCTAAAGGAAAAGAACAAAAAGTAGATATTCCACAATTTATCGATGAGACAGTGGCTAAGGCTAAACAGGCCTTAGAGGATTTTATGGCCTTAGACCAAGAACAAATCGACCATATTGTCACCAAGGCATCGATTGCTGCCTTAGACCAACATGGGGTCTTAGCCAAACATGCCGTTGAAGACACGGGACGGGGTGTGTTTGAAGATAAGGCAACCAAGAACTTATTTGCCTGTGAACATGTGACCAACCACATGCGCCACTTGAAAACAGTAGGTATTATTGATCGTGATGAGGCCAAGGGATTGACCTATATTGCTGAACCGGTCGGGGTAATTTGTGGGATTGTCCCTACTACCAACCCAACATCGACAGCAATCTTTAAGTCCTTGATTTCCTTGAAGACCCGTAATCCAATTGTCTTCTCCTTCCACCCTCAAGCGCTGGAATCTTCTATCCATGCGGCCAAAGTGGTGCGTGATGCAGCGATTGCGGCAGGGGCACCTGAAAACTGTATCCAATGGATCGATTCAAAACATGCGTCCATGGAAGCCACCAATTTACTGATGAACCACCCTGATGTCGCTACCATTTTAGCCACTGGGGGATCTGCTATGGTTAAGGCTGCTTATTCTTGTGGGAAACCTGCTTTGGGTGTGGGACCAGGGAATGTGCCTGCCTATGTTGAAAAAACGGCCAACCTCAAGCAAGCCGTGAATGATATTGTCATGAGTAAGGCCTTCGATAATGGGATGGTTTGTGCTTCAGAACAAGCTGCCATTGTTGACAAAGAAATCTACCCCGCCTTCATTAAAGAAATGAAGTCCTACCATGTTTACTTTGTCAACCAAAAGGAAAAAGCCCTCTTAGAAGAATTCTGCTTTGGAGCTAAAGCCAATAGTGAGGCGGTTGACCAAGCCAAACTCAATGCCGATATTGTCGGAAAATCAGCGGTTTGGATTGCTAAAGAAGCCGGCTTTGAAGTCCCTGAAGAAACCGTCATCCTAGCAGCAGAAGTTCCTGAAGTGGGTCCTGCCCAACCTCTTACCCGAGAAAAATTATCCCCTGTCCTAGCCATCTTAAAGGCTGAGACGACTGAAGATGGGATGGCTAAGGCCGAAGCTATGGTGGAATTTAATGGCCTAGGTCACTCCGCCGCCATTCATACCAATAACCACGACTTAGAAATCGAATACGCCAAACGGGTGAAAGTGGCCCGGGTCATTGTCAATGCACCGTCAACCTTTGGGGGAATTGGGGATGTTTATAACTACTTTATTCCTTCCTTAACCCTAGGCTGTGGGTCTTATGGACATAACTCTGTAGCTGGTAACGTGGGACCTTTGGATTTGATTAATATTAAACGAGTAGGGGAGCGGCAAAATAACATGCAATGGTTTAAAGTCCCTCGGGTTTACTTCGAAAAGAATTCCATTAAATACTTACAAGAATTAGACCATGTGGAACGGGTATCGATTATTTCTGATAAAGGCATCGCCAAACTCGGCTTTGTCCAAAAAGTCATTGACCAACTCCAACAACGGCAAAATAAGGTGGTCTATGATGTCTTTGATAACATTGAACCGGATCCAGATATTTCCACGGTTCAAGCGGGTGCTGACGCCATTCGTGCCTTCCAACCTGATACCATTATTGCCATTGGTGGGGGATCGGTTATGGACTCCGCTAAGATCATGTGGCTCTTCTATGAACGTCCTGACGTTGACTTCCGTGACCTGGTTCAAAAATTCATGGACATTAGAAAACGGGCCTTCCGTTTCCCAGCCCTCGGTGAAAAAGCCCAATTAGTGGCTATCCCAACCACCTCAGGGACAGGTTCCGAAGTAACGCCTTTTGCGGTCATTTCAGATAAGAAGAACAATAAGAAGTACCCGCTTGCTGACTACGCCCTCTTACCTAAGGTGGCTATCGTGGATTCCAGCTTTGTCGAAAAGGTACCAAGTCGGGTGACTGCCGCTACCGGGATGGACGTCTTAACCCACGCTATTGAAGCTTATGTATCGATCTTTGCCTCAGACTATACCGATGGACTCTCCCTCCAAGTCATTAAGATTGTCTTTGACTACTTGGAAAAATCAGTCAAAGACTTTGACCCGCTAGCTAGAGAGAAGATGCATAATGCGGCAACCATGGCGGGGATGGCCTTCGGTAACGCCTTCCTGGGAATTGTTCACTCCATGTCCCATAAGATCGGAGGGGTCTTCCATACCGTTCACGGAGAAAACAACGCGATCCTCCTGCCTTATGTGATCCGCTACAACGGGGAAAAACCAGGCAAACTTTCTACCTGGCCAAAATACAACTACTACAAGGCTGGCGAACGTTACCAAGACATTGCCCGTATGCTAGGCTTAAAGGCCAATACGGTCGATGAAGCCGTTGCTTCCCTGGCCCAAGCCTGCTATGAACTCGGTGAAAAAGTCGGTCTCCCAATGAGCTACCAAGCCCAAGGTCTTGACAAGAAAGAATGGGAAAAGGCCTTAGAACAACTGGCTTATGATGCTTATGAAGACCAATGTACCCCATTAAACCCTCGTCTGCCATTAGTTCCTGATATGATGGCCATGATGCGGGCAGCTTACCAAGGTTATGGTAAGGCTCCAGAGCCAATTAAGAATAAGTAA
- the pgeF gene encoding peptidoglycan editing factor PgeF — MSIHYYHNDPHLQMGITLRDPDLPEAGNMGIHSYQDLDAVLANRRSFFQTANISPDHFVQAHQTHSKRAVEVSLADGGKGALSNDTAIPQTDALYSFDEELMLGIFTADCVPILFYDQKTPLIGVIHSGWRGTVQNITQVTFEQIFADHPEVKAENIHVQIGPALSQKHFEVDEDVYLQFKNLEGSAGNISYQADTSKWHIDNQAVVKNQCLHLGIRPENIQVDPMDTYTSPQGFSYRQNQTKGRHMGFIWQKNRVN, encoded by the coding sequence ATGTCTATTCATTACTATCACAATGACCCCCACTTGCAAATGGGGATCACCCTAAGAGACCCCGACCTGCCCGAAGCAGGCAATATGGGGATCCATTCCTACCAGGACTTGGATGCCGTCCTGGCTAACCGGCGATCCTTTTTCCAAACGGCCAATATAAGTCCCGACCACTTTGTCCAAGCCCATCAGACTCACTCCAAACGGGCTGTAGAGGTTAGCTTGGCTGACGGCGGCAAGGGTGCCTTATCCAATGACACAGCTATCCCCCAAACCGACGCCCTCTACAGCTTTGACGAGGAGCTCATGTTAGGGATTTTCACTGCTGACTGCGTTCCTATTCTCTTCTACGACCAAAAGACTCCCCTGATTGGCGTCATCCATTCCGGTTGGCGGGGCACGGTCCAAAACATTACCCAAGTGACCTTTGAGCAAATCTTTGCCGATCATCCTGAGGTCAAAGCAGAAAATATCCACGTTCAAATTGGTCCAGCCTTATCCCAAAAACACTTTGAAGTCGATGAGGATGTTTATCTTCAATTCAAGAACCTGGAGGGCTCAGCAGGCAATATCTCCTACCAAGCAGACACTAGTAAGTGGCACATTGATAACCAAGCCGTTGTCAAAAACCAATGTCTCCATTTAGGTATCCGACCCGAGAACATCCAAGTGGACCCCATGGATACCTATACCAGCCCCCAAGGCTTCTCCTACCGCCAAAACCAAACCAAAGGCCGTCACATGGGCTTCATCTGGCAAAAGAACCGTGTGAATTAA
- a CDS encoding insulinase family protein codes for MNKENHGFVESEKIVSKEQGAVIHQFSHPASGGQVIWIANDDPHRAFGIGFLTPAKDSTGVAHIVEHTVLSGSRKYPVKDPFMYMLKSSMNTFLNAMTYKDMTLFPISSMNEIDFENLMSIYLDAVFFPRMYEEENIFRQEGYHKELHNLEDPITITGVVYNEMRGVYSDADAEVCQQIDANFHPKTSVAYESGGYPYDIPKLSYQDFLAFHKKHYRPDNALVVVYGDVNIDRVLDQLDSEYFSHFEPSDDQIQLELADLAAGDRRMTLYFDADDKQEAEGLAYLSYNIPFSKNKSVEDGFLYGIIMNALANGESSPLHKALVEGGYCQDVSVYSSGTYYNDFSLVLEKVDPDQVDTIIEVIEKTLKKIADQGLDRDLVKACLNQTELQLREKGGSSRGVKTFIQLMSAWRYLDRPIEVLSYEQILSHLDQVLSSAQLEDLIRDRLVDFNSRLVIVHLPKQGYHQAKDQDLAQSLAQEKAQASDRELEALIQENADLKAYQEAPDSPEAQASLPKLTLADIEAGITDASEEAINHPTLGKVLYHPQAASQGIAYFNFSFSANHLTSDQLFLLKTWTILLGALGTASYTYDQIEVQLIQLTAGLTIRPKIYLDSQEPGHFNLQVQASFAAMADKSQAALNLVKEILTSTRFEDHKRIKNILDRVKYQMEQQFDQAGHQLAMGLLKAQYSPAQATSQALGGLDYYDQLADFLADFDQALPGLLEDLAHFHEQVLSSNTATVAVTASPADRDRLIDQVHDFLADLPQSAQAELDHMKNPAPLHEAGNIGLMSNSNVQYVVQGGPLKDLKANQRGQLPVFTNIMSNEILHEKIRAQAGAYGAGLSMSPAGGVLAYSYRDPHLKQSLAVYQNMDQSFKDLDLNSDFVEQRIIGSLTHYQYPLTPKEVNALKLKRYFCKQSKSDLDQEFSDLIHTQQEDLLALNDTVSQVMEEAKIVVYGNRDKLQANHELFDQLRELKRD; via the coding sequence GTGAATAAGGAAAACCATGGTTTTGTTGAAAGTGAAAAAATCGTTTCAAAAGAGCAAGGAGCGGTCATCCACCAATTCAGCCATCCGGCTTCAGGGGGCCAAGTGATTTGGATTGCAAATGATGACCCCCACCGGGCCTTTGGAATCGGTTTTTTAACCCCAGCCAAGGATTCTACCGGGGTGGCCCATATTGTTGAGCATACGGTCTTGTCTGGCTCGCGGAAGTATCCCGTCAAAGACCCCTTCATGTACATGCTCAAAAGCTCCATGAATACTTTTTTAAATGCCATGACTTATAAGGACATGACCCTCTTCCCGATTTCATCCATGAATGAGATTGACTTTGAGAACTTAATGTCGATTTATTTGGATGCGGTCTTTTTCCCGCGGATGTACGAAGAAGAAAATATTTTCCGCCAAGAAGGCTACCATAAGGAGCTCCATAATCTGGAAGATCCCATCACCATTACCGGGGTGGTCTACAATGAAATGCGGGGCGTTTACTCCGATGCGGATGCGGAAGTCTGCCAGCAAATTGACGCCAACTTCCATCCCAAGACGAGCGTGGCTTATGAATCGGGTGGTTATCCCTATGACATCCCTAAGCTTTCCTACCAAGATTTTCTTGCCTTCCATAAGAAACATTACCGGCCGGATAATGCCTTAGTGGTTGTCTATGGCGATGTCAATATCGACCGGGTCCTGGACCAGTTGGATAGTGAATACTTCTCACACTTCGAACCTAGTGATGACCAGATCCAATTAGAATTAGCTGACCTAGCTGCTGGCGACCGGCGAATGACCCTTTATTTTGATGCTGATGACAAGCAGGAGGCTGAGGGGCTGGCCTACTTATCCTATAATATTCCCTTTTCCAAAAATAAGTCGGTTGAAGATGGCTTTTTGTATGGGATTATTATGAACGCCCTAGCTAACGGCGAGTCCAGTCCACTCCATAAGGCCCTAGTTGAGGGCGGCTACTGCCAGGATGTGTCGGTCTATAGTTCAGGGACTTATTACAATGACTTTTCCCTAGTTTTAGAAAAGGTTGATCCTGACCAGGTTGATACCATTATTGAAGTGATTGAAAAGACTTTAAAGAAAATCGCCGACCAGGGTCTAGACCGTGACTTAGTCAAGGCCTGCCTCAACCAAACCGAGCTCCAGCTCCGGGAAAAGGGCGGTTCTTCACGGGGAGTCAAGACCTTTATCCAATTAATGTCGGCTTGGCGCTATCTGGACCGGCCTATCGAGGTCTTGTCCTATGAGCAAATTCTCAGTCACTTGGACCAAGTTCTCTCATCTGCTCAGCTTGAGGATTTAATCCGAGACCGCCTCGTTGATTTCAACTCGCGCTTGGTTATTGTCCACCTTCCTAAGCAGGGGTACCACCAAGCCAAAGACCAAGACCTGGCCCAAAGTCTGGCCCAAGAAAAGGCCCAAGCCAGTGACCGTGAGCTTGAGGCTTTGATTCAAGAAAATGCTGATTTGAAGGCTTACCAAGAAGCTCCCGATAGTCCAGAAGCCCAAGCTAGTCTACCAAAACTGACCTTAGCTGATATTGAAGCGGGAATTACCGATGCCAGTGAAGAAGCGATCAATCACCCGACCTTAGGTAAGGTGCTCTACCATCCCCAAGCCGCTAGCCAAGGGATTGCCTACTTTAATTTCAGTTTTTCAGCCAACCATTTAACCAGTGACCAGCTCTTTTTATTAAAGACTTGGACCATTCTCCTAGGGGCCTTGGGAACGGCTTCCTATACTTATGATCAAATTGAAGTCCAATTAATCCAGTTAACGGCTGGTCTAACCATCCGACCAAAAATTTATCTGGATAGCCAAGAGCCAGGCCACTTTAACTTGCAGGTCCAAGCCAGCTTTGCGGCCATGGCAGATAAGAGCCAAGCTGCTTTGAACTTAGTCAAAGAGATCTTAACTAGCACCCGCTTTGAAGACCATAAACGGATTAAGAATATCCTTGACCGGGTCAAATACCAAATGGAGCAACAATTTGACCAAGCCGGCCATCAATTAGCCATGGGACTACTCAAAGCCCAATATTCACCGGCCCAAGCCACTAGTCAAGCCCTGGGTGGCTTAGATTACTATGACCAATTAGCTGATTTCTTGGCTGACTTTGACCAGGCTCTCCCTGGTCTCCTTGAAGACTTAGCCCATTTCCATGAGCAAGTGCTCTCTTCCAATACGGCAACCGTCGCGGTGACAGCCAGTCCAGCTGATAGAGACCGCTTGATCGACCAAGTCCACGACTTTTTAGCTGACTTGCCGCAAAGCGCCCAAGCCGAACTAGACCATATGAAAAATCCCGCTCCCTTACATGAAGCGGGTAATATTGGGTTGATGTCCAATAGTAATGTTCAATATGTGGTTCAAGGTGGTCCCCTAAAAGACTTAAAGGCAAATCAAAGAGGTCAACTCCCAGTCTTTACTAATATAATGAGTAATGAAATCCTCCATGAAAAAATCCGCGCCCAAGCGGGAGCCTATGGGGCGGGGCTTTCTATGAGTCCTGCTGGCGGGGTCTTAGCTTATTCCTACCGCGACCCTCATCTGAAACAAAGTCTAGCCGTCTACCAAAATATGGACCAATCCTTTAAGGACTTAGACTTAAACTCAGACTTTGTCGAGCAGCGGATTATTGGTTCCCTGACCCATTATCAGTATCCGCTAACCCCTAAAGAAGTCAATGCCCTCAAATTAAAGCGTTACTTCTGTAAGCAAAGCAAGTCTGACTTAGACCAGGAATTCTCTGACCTCATCCATACCCAGCAAGAAGACTTATTGGCGCTCAATGATACCGTCAGTCAAGTGATGGAAGAAGCTAAAATTGTAGTTTATGGAAACCGTGACAAGTTGCAAGCCAACCACGAACTCTTTGACCAATTAAGAGAATTAAAGAGGGATTAG
- a CDS encoding dCTP deaminase/dUTPase family protein, giving the protein MAKRGFEIVSSYKDQGINLPQRQTTSAAGYDIEAAERVILPSFWSAAVKAAAGQGEGDLAKITQPSLVPTGLKAYMPHDEYLQIISRSSNPWKRNLTLPNGVGIIDSDYYNNANNEGHIYVQLLNFGLEDVVIEKGERIAQGIFTPYLKTDQDSGGLKERSGGFGSSGQ; this is encoded by the coding sequence ATGGCAAAAAGAGGATTTGAAATTGTCAGTTCCTACAAAGATCAAGGAATTAACCTGCCCCAAAGGCAAACCACTTCTGCGGCTGGCTATGATATTGAGGCCGCTGAGCGGGTGATTTTACCGTCCTTTTGGTCGGCGGCAGTCAAAGCGGCTGCGGGTCAGGGAGAAGGCGATTTAGCGAAGATTACCCAACCTAGCCTGGTCCCGACCGGGCTCAAGGCCTATATGCCTCACGATGAATACCTGCAAATTATTTCCCGGTCCAGTAACCCTTGGAAACGTAACCTCACCCTGCCTAATGGGGTGGGGATTATTGATAGTGACTACTATAATAATGCCAATAATGAAGGCCATATTTATGTCCAACTGCTCAACTTTGGCTTGGAAGATGTGGTGATTGAGAAGGGCGAGCGGATTGCCCAGGGAATTTTTACCCCCTACCTGAAGACTGACCAAGATAGTGGTGGTCTGAAGGAGCGGAGTGGTGGTTTTGGAAGTTCCGGACAATAA
- the radA gene encoding DNA repair protein RadA translates to MAKKKRKTVYTCQACGYESPQWYGKCPQCGAWNTLEEEVIAGKPIRQAGTEVHQKKAKPERLKEVSQAEEKRVKTGLGEFNRVLGGGVVPGSLVLIGGDPGIGKSTLLLQVAKQLSDNGGRVLYVSGEESLHQIKMRADRLGYQDADFFVYAETDLLAIEAAISDTQADFVVIDSIQTMVHPNNESLAGSVSQVREATGELMHIAKSSGIAIFVVGHVTKEGNIAGPRILEHMVDTVLYLEGEKHNTFRILRAVKNRFGSTNEIGVFDMKSQGLEEVTNPSQLFLEERLMGANGSAVVASMEGTRPILTEIQALLSATAFGNARRTASGLDYSRVTLIMAVLEKRAHLMLQNQDAYLKSTGGVKLDEPAIDLAIAIAVASSYWEKETQASDCFVGEIGLTGEIRRISRINERIQEAEKLGFKRIFIPYGNLQGLATDSQAIEIIGAKTLTQVLKEVFPPQGK, encoded by the coding sequence ATGGCTAAAAAGAAGCGAAAAACTGTCTACACCTGCCAGGCCTGTGGCTATGAATCACCTCAGTGGTATGGGAAATGTCCCCAATGTGGGGCTTGGAATACCCTGGAAGAGGAAGTGATTGCTGGTAAGCCTATCCGCCAAGCTGGGACAGAGGTCCATCAGAAAAAAGCCAAGCCTGAACGCCTCAAGGAAGTCAGCCAGGCGGAAGAAAAACGGGTAAAGACTGGCTTAGGCGAGTTCAACCGGGTCCTCGGTGGCGGGGTAGTCCCTGGGTCTTTGGTCCTGATTGGTGGAGACCCCGGCATTGGGAAGTCGACCCTGCTCCTCCAGGTAGCTAAGCAATTAAGTGATAATGGTGGCCGGGTCCTCTATGTTTCCGGTGAAGAAAGCTTACATCAAATCAAGATGCGGGCTGACCGCCTAGGCTACCAGGATGCGGACTTTTTTGTTTATGCGGAAACCGACCTCTTAGCCATTGAAGCGGCGATTTCTGATACCCAGGCCGACTTTGTGGTGATTGATTCCATCCAAACCATGGTCCATCCCAATAATGAATCCTTAGCCGGCAGTGTCAGTCAGGTCAGAGAAGCGACCGGGGAACTTATGCATATTGCCAAGAGCTCTGGGATCGCCATCTTTGTGGTCGGCCATGTAACCAAGGAAGGTAATATTGCCGGGCCGCGGATTCTCGAACACATGGTGGACACGGTCTTGTACTTGGAAGGGGAGAAACATAACACCTTCCGAATCCTCAGAGCGGTCAAAAACCGTTTTGGGTCGACCAATGAAATCGGAGTTTTTGACATGAAAAGTCAGGGCCTGGAAGAGGTCACCAACCCTAGCCAGCTCTTTTTAGAAGAACGGCTCATGGGAGCCAATGGGTCGGCAGTGGTTGCTTCCATGGAAGGAACCCGTCCGATCCTAACCGAAATCCAAGCTCTCTTGTCTGCCACAGCCTTTGGTAATGCCCGCCGTACCGCCAGTGGTTTGGACTATTCCCGGGTGACTCTCATTATGGCGGTCTTAGAGAAGCGAGCCCATCTCATGCTGCAGAACCAAGATGCCTATCTCAAGTCAACCGGTGGAGTTAAACTGGATGAACCAGCCATTGACCTAGCTATTGCTATAGCTGTGGCTTCCAGTTACTGGGAGAAGGAGACCCAGGCCAGTGATTGCTTTGTGGGTGAGATTGGCCTAACCGGTGAAATTCGCCGGATTTCCCGGATTAATGAACGGATCCAAGAAGCGGAAAAATTAGGTTTTAAACGAATTTTTATCCCCTATGGGAACCTGCAAGGCCTGGCGACCGATAGTCAAGCTATTGAAATTATTGGCGCTAAGACCCTGACTCAAGTTCTCAAAGAAGTCTTTCCCCCTCAAGGAAAATAG
- a CDS encoding PIN/TRAM domain-containing protein: MKRLDVWAKIIDFLWLLVGAGFGYYLLPILWRWTNLSHTFINQAWINIIIGALIFLILIKLLEPLEKKLVRRLEKEIRDLPISNILIALLGIVMGLILAWLINIPLIALDIYFISNVLPVVLTILFAFLGYFVLWVKSDEILAFFRNIRISNLRDRVQDKETASDEEEAESEPSPAKSDKESGQESAAWENFKPYKILDTSVIIDGRILDVLKTGIIEGTILVPNFVLKELQYIADSSDASKRVRGRRGLDVLNAIQALDDLPVEFYAGDFEEEEEVDLKLLLLAKEVNGVVVTNDYNLNKVSHFHQIKVLNLNELANAMKTVVIPGDRMQVHIIKKGTERQQGVGYLDDGTMIVVEEGRLHMDEELEVEVTSAIQTNAGKMIFAKLADE; the protein is encoded by the coding sequence ATGAAACGATTAGATGTATGGGCCAAGATTATTGATTTTCTGTGGTTATTAGTGGGCGCAGGCTTTGGTTACTATCTCCTCCCCATCTTATGGCGGTGGACCAATTTGTCCCACACCTTTATTAATCAAGCGTGGATTAATATCATCATTGGAGCACTTATTTTTCTAATTCTTATTAAATTATTAGAACCGCTTGAAAAGAAACTGGTCAGACGTTTAGAGAAGGAGATTCGCGATCTACCGATCAGCAATATCCTCATCGCCCTCTTAGGGATTGTTATGGGGCTGATTCTGGCTTGGTTGATTAATATTCCTTTGATTGCCTTGGATATTTACTTTATCAGTAATGTCTTGCCGGTTGTTCTGACCATTCTCTTTGCTTTTTTAGGGTATTTTGTCCTTTGGGTGAAGAGTGATGAGATATTGGCCTTCTTCCGTAATATTCGTATCAGTAATTTACGGGACCGTGTCCAAGATAAGGAGACGGCTAGTGATGAAGAGGAAGCTGAAAGTGAGCCTAGTCCAGCCAAGTCCGATAAGGAGTCGGGTCAAGAGAGCGCAGCATGGGAAAACTTCAAGCCTTATAAGATATTGGATACCAGTGTCATTATTGATGGTCGGATTCTGGATGTCTTAAAGACTGGGATTATCGAAGGGACAATTTTAGTGCCCAACTTTGTCCTCAAGGAACTTCAATACATTGCCGATTCTTCCGATGCCTCTAAGCGGGTCCGGGGCCGGCGGGGTTTGGATGTCTTAAATGCTATCCAAGCCTTAGATGACTTGCCGGTGGAATTTTATGCGGGCGACTTTGAAGAAGAGGAAGAAGTTGATTTGAAGTTGCTGCTACTGGCTAAGGAAGTCAATGGGGTGGTAGTGACTAACGACTATAATCTCAACAAGGTCAGCCATTTCCATCAAATTAAGGTTCTTAACTTAAATGAATTAGCCAATGCCATGAAGACCGTGGTTATTCCTGGTGACCGCATGCAAGTCCATATCATTAAAAAGGGGACCGAACGCCAACAAGGGGTCGGTTACTTGGATGATGGCACCATGATTGTGGTGGAAGAAGGACGCTTGCATATGGATGAAGAGCTTGAAGTCGAAGTGACTAGTGCCATTCAGACCAATGCTGGGAAGATGATCTTTGCCAAATTAGCTGATGAATAA
- a CDS encoding Cof-type HAD-IIB family hydrolase, which translates to MPNLENVRLIAIDMDKTLITDSGELPDRFTSLVKDLAQVDVLVAIASGRPNYTLKAMFPHLEDQVAFISDNGGYVSYQDRPLYQELIDPKDYQTMARFTEAIPNNIGVLCGLDGAYVAKEAKRYDDALRYYYYQLNYVDDLTQLDLPANKFTIYLPNNNSKAHHDQDYAPKFGDDFSVAVSGLDWIDITAPGVDKGQGISHLGQAEGISPHQMLAIGDNYNDIPMLEVAAYSYAVDNAHDDIKAVAKYLAPSNNDQGVIQVMDQVLQAKQA; encoded by the coding sequence ATGCCCAACTTAGAAAATGTCCGCCTCATTGCTATCGATATGGATAAGACCCTGATTACCGATAGTGGCGAGCTTCCCGACCGCTTTACCAGCCTGGTGAAAGACCTCGCCCAAGTCGATGTCTTAGTCGCTATTGCTAGTGGGCGCCCCAATTATACCTTAAAAGCTATGTTTCCTCACTTAGAGGACCAAGTGGCCTTTATCTCTGATAACGGCGGTTATGTCAGCTACCAAGACCGCCCCCTTTACCAAGAATTAATCGACCCTAAGGACTACCAAACCATGGCCCGCTTTACCGAAGCCATCCCCAATAACATTGGAGTCTTGTGTGGTTTAGACGGGGCCTATGTGGCTAAGGAAGCCAAGCGCTATGATGACGCCTTGCGCTATTACTACTACCAACTGAATTATGTGGATGACTTGACCCAACTGGACCTTCCAGCCAATAAATTCACCATTTACCTACCTAATAATAATAGTAAGGCCCACCATGACCAAGACTATGCCCCAAAATTTGGGGATGACTTCTCAGTGGCGGTCTCAGGCTTAGACTGGATTGATATCACTGCTCCCGGTGTCGACAAGGGCCAAGGCATTAGCCATCTGGGCCAAGCCGAGGGAATCTCTCCCCATCAAATGCTAGCCATTGGTGATAATTATAACGATATCCCCATGCTAGAAGTCGCCGCATACAGCTATGCCGTTGATAACGCCCATGACGATATTAAGGCGGTTGCCAAATACCTAGCCCCCTCTAACAATGACCAGGGAGTGATCCAGGTCATGGACCAAGTCCTCCAAGCGAAACAAGCTTAA